Genomic window (Nitrososphaerales archaeon):
TACAGATGCAGAATTGCTAGAAGCCTTTCCTTCACTCTAGGATTCTTCTCCTTCTTGAACCTCTCTTCGAGCTCATCCTTTCCAAGATGTTTTATGATTGTGACTTTTCTCATGTTCAGAAAAGCAGGGAAGAATATACAGATCAAACAGACTACCTCAGTTGACAAGTAGCTCAAAAGTTCGTCAAATGACTATAATCTATATAGAACCTGTTGACTGCATAATCACATACGTGTATGACGGGTTCATAGCAAAGATGCGAAAACTATCAGGGACGAAAGCCTTGTTATCTCATTTGATGCGCCAAATACATCACCAGATACTCCTCCAAAACTTCTGTTGGAAATTCTTACTATTACAAAAGCAATGAGAACAGCAGATGCCAATGCGTAAAGACCAGCAATGTTGCCGGCAAAGTAAGCTATGGGAATTGTTATAGCACTTGCAGCAATCATCTTTACGCTATCCTTCATGGATTCTGTAAATGGAGAGCCAATGCCCTCCCATGCTGCAATTCCCTTATGCGCCTGCACAACCATAACATACTTTGCGATAACCTCACTTGCAATTAATGCTGCCAGCAACTTGAAGCCTCCGATACCAGCAAGTATAGAAATTGCGATCACACTTCCCGCAAAGTACAAGACTAATGCAGCCGTGCCTGCAGATCCCGCTCTCGGATCGCTCATTGCCTTTCTTTTCGAATCCTTCCCGCCTTTGGCCATCAAGCCGTCTGCAAAATCCGACAGCGCATCTGTATGATGTGCACCAGTCAGTATGAAAAGGGTTCCAGTCGCAATCAGGCCAACAAACAATGGTTGTAGCATTAGTGAAAGGCCAAGGGCGAATGACCCAATAAGCAAGCCAATTATAGCACCAGCGACTGGGAAGAGGAACATGTGCCTTGCTATGTAGTAAATATCGTAGCTACCAGTAGGAATTATGGTTAGAAATGATATCAGTGAACGGATCTGTTTTACCAACCAAGTTATCACCATACTAATGATATCAATATAATTGCTGGCAGTGCAACTGCAATGCAGAAGAGTATAGTCGTCATCTTCATTATAGAGATGGCCTTTATGCAGTGTAGCAATGTTAGTTGTTCATGAGCTTCTCCTAAGGAGTAATAGCCAATCTTCTCAAGCCTGACTCTCAACGCACCAGCAATTGCAGCCATCGCCCAACCTCCATTGAGACTTGGAGTATTATGTTTGTCTCTGCTCATTATGTAGAGCGAATTTTTCCAGTCTGCACCAACCATCTTGGAAGCAGGGATCATAAGAAGTGCGGTTACGCGCGCAGGTATGTAATTTGCAATGGTATCCAGATGCGCTGAAAACCAGCCTATATCTCTATGGTAAACATCTCTATAACCTATCATAGAATCCAGAGTATTAATAGTTCTATATGCAAATGCTCCTGGGATTCCAAACAATGCATAATAGAATATGGGAGAGGTTATGCCATCTACAGTACTTTCTCCAATGCTCTCTATGGTAGCCGATAGAATGTGCTGCTCATCCAAATTTGACGTCTCCCTGCCAACTATATTGGCTAGCTTTGCCCTTGCAGTTGCTAGATCGTTGTTCGCCAATGCGTCCATTACGGATCTAGCGTGTACCTCCATTCCCCTTATTGCAATGGTGCTCTTGAGCATGATTATGCTTGCTATTACCAATGCAGCCATGCCTAGGAAGAATTCGATGAGTTGCAGAAAATAAAAAGTTGAAAGAGTAATGAACGAGACTACGATGACAGCAAATATGGTTCCCTTTACCTTTTCTACATTTGCAGAACTACCTTTAAGCTTTGGTGTTATAGCACCGATCAATCTTCCCACCCATGCTGTAGGATGGAGCCTGTTCGGAGGATCACTTACAATGAAATCAAGGGCAACTGCAGCACCAAGTATCAAAAGAGTTTCTGCAACCATTTATATCAACCGCATGATCTGCTCCAACTCTATGTTATCTTTTACTATGGTGCTGAATCTCTGTATCTGCTTATCCCAGAACTTGTCAATTGGCATATGATGTATCTTAGTTCTGATCCCCTTCTTGCGTGATAGGTATTCAATAACACTATTTCTTATGAGAGGCGTATCGAACAGACCGTAAAGGAAGCAACCAAACGCGAATCCGTCCTTGCTTATGCAGCCCTCAGCAAATCTGCATGGTTTTCCGTTTAGTTTATGCACGTGAAGGAGTGAATTTGCGTTCCTGCCATTTACCACTGTGTAATGCTCTCGTACGTATGCATCAAATATCTTACCATTCGTATAAACAATGGGCTTTCTGCTTGCAACCATGACATTTACAGTGCCCTCAAGTTTCCTGCCCGAATATGCGCTGGTATCGATCAAGCCTAGGCCGTTCATGGCCTTGCCATCAGCGCGTATCTGTTCACTCATCATGGCAAACCCCTCGCAAATGCCAATGATAGGAATGTTCTTCTCTCTACATGATTTTATTTCATCTCCAATCTTTGTATGTTTCATCCATTTCAGATCATGCATGATATCTCTGCTTGACGGAAGAAGTACCAAATCAGCGTCAGAAAGTTTGCCTGCAGATGTAACATAATATGTGTTAAGAGAATCCGATGAGAGCAGCAGTGGTTCAAAGTCCGCAACGTTAATGGCATTAGGGTATTTTATGACCGCTATGTTAATCATGTCATGCCTTGGTCTTCCCATTTTAATGCCCAGCGAGTCCTCGTTGGACAGCATCATATCGTCAATGAATGGTACCACTCCAAGAACTGGTCTCTTTGTAATTCTCTGTAATGATGCTATTGCCTGACCAAGTATCGTTCTATCCCCTCTGAACTTGTTTATGATGAATCCCTTTACAAGGTTCCTGTGCTTTGGTTTCAGCAGCTGCATGGTTCCAACAATACTTGCAAAGCATCCCCCGCGCTCTATGTCTGCTACTATAAGAACTGGTGCTCTCAACATCTCTGCAAGCCTCATGTTTGCTATATCGTAATCGGCTATGTTTATCTCCGCTGGGCTACCTGCCCCTTCTATTACCACGATATCATATTGCGATAATTTCTTGATAGCCTGCTTTACAAACTTCATTCCTTTTTGAAGGACGAATTTGTCATAGTAATACTTGGCATTCATGTTCCTGTATGCTTTACCTAGTAAAACAACAGAGCTCACGTAATCACCCATCGGCTTGAGCAGTATTGGATTCATGTATGGGCTCGGATTCGTTCTAGCTGCTATAGCCTGTATTGCCTGAGCTTTTGCCATTTCAAGACCATCCTTTGTAACGTACAGGTTTGATGACATATTCTGTGCCTTCAATGGAGCGACCCTGTAACCTCTATCCGAAAGTATCCTGCAAAAAGCTGCTACGAGGAAACTCTTGCCAGCACTTGATGATGTTCCCTGTATCATCAAAAACTTGACCATCTAGATCGCCTTCAGCGCATTTACCAGTAACCTATTTTCCATATGTCTCTGTACCGCAATCCTGACAAAGTCTGTTCCCATGCCAGTGAAGGTGCTGCAATCCCTAACCAGTATATTCCTCTTCAACAATTTTTCTTTCAATGTTACAGAATCCATGGCAGAAAGTTTGATCAAGAAAAAGTTTGTATCGGATCTGTACGGTTTGAACTGTTTAATCTTTGCAATGCTGTTATGCAGATACTTCTTCTCCTTCTTAACCAAGTTTCTGGTCTTTTCTAAATATGTGCGGTCGTTCAATGCTGCCACCGCTGCCTTCTGCGCAAGTGCGTTAACATTCCATGGCACCTTTGCTTTGTTTAATATGTTTGAGACTCTCTTACTTGCCAAGCAGTAGCCTACACGTAACCCAGCAAGGCCAAATGCCTTTGTGAAGGTTCTCAGCACTACAAGATTCTCGTACTCTCTAACAAATTTAGTAAATGAGGTTTTTTCAGGGTAGTCAACAAATTCTATGAAGCATTCATCCAGCATCACTAACGTGCCATTGTTGTATGCATGATCCAATATTCGCTCCACATCGCCCCTCTCCGCAAGCATTCCGCTCGGATTGTTAGGGTTGCATATGAATAGAACCTTAGTTTCTTTATCAATAGCATCTATCATCTGTTTACTGTCTAAAAGGAACTCCTTCAGTTCAACGTAACTTATGTTAGCAGAATTCTTATCACATGCAAATTCATATTCAAAAAATGTTGGCATTGGTATTACAACCTTATCCCCTTTACCTACAAACGCATCGGCAAAGAGATGTATGAGCTCGTTGGATCCATTTCCAACTACTACGTTTTCCCTATCCAATTCAACATATTCTGCAATTGCATTCTTTAGCTCCTTAGCATCAGGATCAGGATAGCCAGAGATTAAATTGATATTTTTTCGTACAGCTGCAATTACCTTCTGTGAAGCACCTAGAGGGTTAACGTTGGTGCTAAAATCAATTGTATTTTCCTTAATGCTCCTCAGGTAATGCAATCCACCATGCGCCCTTGGACTTGCATGCAGAAGACCATCCTTAACTAATGAGCTGATATCAAACTGTCCCGACTTGGTGAGCATATAGTAGGTTTCAAGCACTTGTATTTAGAATATTTGTTCCAATGCACGTTAACTATTGAGAATTGAACGAACTGCAAGCTGTATCACAATTGCTAAATTTACGTCAAAATTTCTGTTGATCTTGTCTTATGTCACTGCGCATCCTATCAATCTTTGATTCAGGATTCAAGGTTTTGGAGGGATTGATGTCGTTACGCGCTAACCGGTTGCAATGACTACAGTCAAATCTATCATGAATTGCATGATGGTGCATTTGCTATCCTCTGACTAATGTTCAGATACGAGTAGCTAGAGGAACTTCATACTCTTTTTTTATCTTCTTTGCTCTCCTTCTGTTAGCTAGATCGAGTATGGTGTATGTACCGAACATTCCTATGACGAAAGAGATTATTCCCACTTCTATCACTGGTTCATCACCAGAAGTATTATTCATGATCTAACATATTAGATTGGTTAGTGTTCATTAGATACCACTCATAAGCAATGATCATTACTATACATCTGTTGATATTGTTACGTTAGGAATGGTAGTCTGGAAAGTGAAGATGTTGGTGCAAATCTACATAAGGAAGGTAGTAAACGAAAATAAACGAAAATTCTGCTACAGAAGATGAGTTTATGAGCTTACTGCTGGAAGAGTTCATGGATTAACGAATAACGTTTAGTAAAAATGCTACCTTACAACTATGGTCGCTCGCTTAACTTCCGAAGTTAGCGGCTCAGGATCGGTTATGCTCTTCCAAACAAAAACCTCTGCAGTATAGTCACCAGATCTGTTAGGGAGCCACGATATTGCAAGTTCCAATGACTGTCCAGGAGAAACGGTGCTGACAACCCATGATAATGCAACAGTAACACCATCAGCATCTTTCACTTGGCTTATATATGCTATTTCCTGTGACGTAGCTAAATTACTGGTCATGCTAGTCTGTATCATCACCTGCTGTCCCACAGAAACATCTCGCAGCCTTGAGCCGCTCTGATCTACCAAGTTGATCCTTCCTACTGAAACCTTTTCCCGAACAGTTGGTGGCGGTGGTGGTGAAATTACACCAGCTCTTTCAACTGTGAAGGAGGCAGAGGCAGAGGAACCAAAGTATGCAATGTCACCAGCAAAGGAGGCCGATATGGACCAAGTGCCAACAGGATCAAGTGTAGTAAGTCGGTATGTTGCTACACCACCCACAAGTGTCAGCGAAGTAACCTTTAGGGCAGGAGAGGTAAGGGATGCAGCGATGGGCTTGCCAGAAACTATTTGAGTGGTACTTGTATCATGTACCTTTACAGTTATTGTTACAGTTTCACCCTGTTGATAACTCATCTTGTCAGTGTTTATGACCAGAGCAGTTCTGCGCTTCATCCCCTCAATGGTAACAAGCTGCTCATCAGTCACGTGACCTTTCTTTTCAGCCGTCACCTTTAACGAATGCGAACCTGGAGCCAAAGAGGCAATTACGAATGAATAGATGCCGGTATCCTCTCTTACAAGCGTTATGGGGTTATTATCGAACAATGCTGTTATCTTATCAGGATCGATAAGTACGTTGTCAACGTCTGTAACACGAACCCTTATTGTAAAACTTTCATATGCCAAGTAAGTTGGCTTTCTCTCCACAAATATCTTGATCTGGTTAAGCCTAACCTCGAATGATTGTGCGTTGCTTACGGAACGCGAATATTGCTCGTTGCCATCGAACTGTGCAAATACCTTAACCTGGAACCTCTTCTCCCTTCCTTGTGTCGTTTCAGTACCAAATGAGCCTCCTGTCTGTGGCACAACCTGCTCAATATCTACGACCCATGGAATTGAATAGAAACCTTCAGAATCTGTTTTTCCGCTAACTAGCACGCGCTTGTTGTTATATGTTATTTCATGTACAATGTTAACTGTCGCATCTGGAACGCCGTCAAGTGTGATAGCGCTGATCAGCCTCCCACTAAAGACAAGCGTTGCACCCTGGGTGATGGGGAAGCCAGACAAATTATCAAGGCTTATAGATGTAGCAGTAGAAGCTGTACCTGCATTAAAACCAAAACTGGTTGTTAGCAAAATCATGCCCAAAGAAACTGCCAAAAGGGCGTATCGCATACAGATTTCTACACCCTAGCCTAAATAATAAACGATTCGGAAAAGTGCTCTCATCTGTTGAGAATTTCGTTTGCCCGGTGTGAGATGCGAGATTGTGTAAGCGATCTAGAACTTCTGTTTGATAACTTTAACAACGCCCTTCATCCATGGGTGGGGTTCGCAGTGGTAAGGAAACTCGCCCTCCTGAGTAAACAGGAACTCGTACTCCGCTCCCGGCTTCACCAAGCCAATTGTTGCAAGAGAATCAAAGGGGCCACTATATCTATCTACGTGACCGTTATCTGTAGTAACCGTATGCCCAAGAGTGTCCTCGTTTTTCCACACAACTTTGTTATCAAAGCCAAGCTGAACCTCAACACGTTTCGGTATGTAATTATCAACCTGCTCCGGATCAAAAGACCCCTTGATTATGAGAATCTCCGTTACCCTCTCTGGATTTAGTATCTCTTCAGCAATAGCAGGTTTTAGGTTAACATATGGAAGGTAGGCGAACTGATAAAACCCAATGCTTACACCAATGCCTATGATGAAGGCTATAAGACCTATACCAAAGGGACTGTGCTTTTGTGTGGTGGTCATTTAGCTTTGATCTTAAAATTTTCCCTTATAAAGCTATGCTGCACATATTATCGATGAAAAAAGTTTCATCCGTATGCTTTTATTCTACAGCGATCAATCAAGAACATGCGGGCATACGTGGAGATCGATATTGAATCAGGTAGAGATGTGATCGCTTCTGCAGAGTTTATCAGGCAGATAGAGGGTGTCATCGAGGCATATGCGGTTTCAGATAAATGCGATATATTTGCAGCAGTGGAAGCGCCTGACTTCAAAAGCATCTATGAACTTGTTATGCGAAAGATACAGGTGATCAGGGGAGTGGTAGATACTAGGATTTTGCCATGTGTTGATATGGATGATCAGAAGAGAGAGGGTGAAAAAAGATCTGACACTGATATTATTCCTGAAGGTGCGGGTCCACCTTTGTAACCTGTACACCAGCATTGCTAGCCGCTGGAACACCGCTTGGAACATTACTTGGAACATTACCTGATGCAGTCGTTTGAGCTGCACTTGCTCTTGTTTGAGCTGTTGCTTTCTGCGGCACCTCGATAATAATTGGCTGAGGCTTCTCTGCGGGTTTCTCCTTTTCCTTTTCAGCTGGTGCTGGTGCAACCGGCTTTGGAGATTCTACCCTTGAGACCTTCGCCTGCTGGTTAGCATACCTGTATACATGGAATATGCCAGCAAATGTTATCAATACCAAACCCACAAGGAAGAGCTCTACGTTTCTAAAGCCTGCAACGCCAGCATAGTATGCTGAAATGTTCAGGTACACCTGGAATATTAGCAGCGCAATAATTATCATCCAAGACCAGTTCTCTGGCAGGCTAATACCCTGCCTAGTTTCGCCAGCGCCTTTCCTCTTTGCCGCTTCCATCTTATGTTTGTACTCGGCATGCCTCGCAAGCTTTATCATCATATACGTAAATCCAAATGACAGCGGAACCAGCAGAAGCATTACAGTATAAAACACTATTGGATCAATTACCAGCCTCTCGGTCAGCGATTTCTGTATATCAGGGTCTATCCAGAATCCCCAGTAGGTTGTTACAATGATCTGGGCAAGGCTGGTTATTCCTATTGCAGTTATAAGAGGCCTATCCTTCCACGAGAACTTTTTGTATCTATCCATGAATGGTATAAGCAGCAACGCGCCTATGAATAACCCAGGCCACAGCACGCCCGTTACGAACTTGTCATACTGTGTTCTCAGGAAAGCATACAGTCCTGTAAGGTACCATTCCGGAACAGTTACTCCCGGTGGACTTTCCGGCTCGAATTTGATGCCAAGCTCCACAGGGAATACGCCTCCAGTTATGAAAATGGCGCCAGAGATCGCCATTACCATGGGAACATCAAATACGAGGAAGCGTGGGAAGTGTACTGCCATAAGCCCAAGCATAATAATTGGCAGAATGAATACATGCAACGCGTAGAACCTTAGCACAAAGTCAGCAAACCCTGCACCAAACATCATCGCCCTTATATCAGGGCCCAGCACCGGTATGGAATTTGTCAACGAAGCTGCTATACTGATTGCAAGTTCAGCCCTCTCGTTGTAAAGTATATCGTAACCGGTAAATGCTTCTAGTATGGTTACTGTGCCCAAGATAACACCTGTTACCCACAACACCTCGTTCCTGATCTTATACCTGCCGCTGAAGTACTGATAATACATATGTGCAAGTGCAAGGAAGACCATGGCATTTGATGCATGGTAATGTATGTTTCTTATATGGAAGCCATATGGTATCACATCGTTGATCCTCTCAACGCTGTCCCATGCCCTGTCAAGTATTGGTTCATAGTAAAACATCAGCAGCGCTCCGGTTATTCCTAAAATAATGAAGGTGATGAACGTCAGCATGCCCAAGAATCCGAGAGGGCTAACATACCTTGATGGGAATGTAAACTTCATGCCCAAGAAGAGAGTTCTCTCTAGGCCAGCCCACAGCCACTTGAAGAACCTTACTATACCATGCTCAGTCTTTAAGGAAGCGCCCATACCCAACTATCCCATTAGCATTTACATTCCATACCGGCGGTAAGACCCATAAAAAGCCATCTGCGTCTGCCTCCAGATCAAGCTTTGGCAGTACATTGCTTGGTGGTGACTGTAACGAAGCTGGGCCGCCTATCGCTTTGCCCGTTCTTGCATCGTAAAGACTTCCGTGGCATGGGCACTCTCCCCTCTTCTTCTTTTCATCGGGCCAGTACTTCCACAAGCACCACAAATGCAAACATACCATGCTATACGCCCTGAATGCTGAGACATCATTTCTGTCTCCTCCAAACTCTGAAGGCAAGCGTATGAGCTGCCATCTTCGAAAAGCTTCCTCGTCTAACACTCTATCGCCAGTGGCAGGGTATATGATAGCTTCAGAGTGGTTAACAGGAAATGTCTTCACGTTAGCCTGTGAGCCATCGGGCAGCAACACCTTCTGACGATCTGCCTGTGCACCAGCTGGGTTTGGCATAAACCTGCCCCAGTCAATGAAGGGCGTAAAGGACATCACAGTTCCAGCTGCTGCCAAAAGTTTGAGAAAATCACGTCTAGAGAGCTTGCCACCTTTTTCAGAAGGTTGCTGGCTCATTGTGATCAAAAGTGCATGCTGAAACTAAATTTATAAATCTTCGCTCCTTTCCTGCTGATCATAGTGAATCATGCGCTTTCTTCTGTACTTGCTTAATAACACAGCAGCGGTTACCCCAGCACCAACTGCAAGACCTATCAATATGCCCGTTATCTGCACATTTATTAATGATGGAGCAAAATTAGCTGTTGCTATATTTACGGAAGCGGTACCCACGTTGCCGGCCCTGTCCTCCGCTATTACCTGCAGCGTGTAATCGCCGTCGAACAAGGTCGTAGTATCAAGTGAATAGGAGCCGGAGTCGCCTATCTCCACAGACTTGCCTCCCACTGAAAGTATTACGCTCTTCAGGTTCTCATCCTTAACATCGTATCTCACATTTACACCACCGCTAACAGATGCTCCTTCCCGTGGGTTGCTTATAGCTACAACAGGTGCTGTTTTGTCAACTCTAAATGAAATGTTCCTTTCCACCACGTTGCCAGCACCATCCTCAGCATGCACAAGTATGCTGTAATCGCCATCAGCCAAGCTGCTCGTATCAATGGTAAAAGCGGTGTTGTTCTCTACCCTCGTTCCGTTTGGCAGGGCGATGCTGAAGCCCTTGAGCGTTGAATCAAATACCTCCATGCTAACATCTAAAAGGTTAGAAACAACAGTGCCGTCAGCTGGGCTCCTGATCCTTACGTCAGGTGCAGTATTATCAACTGCAAAGGTGATATCTTTGTACACTCTGTGACCAACGGTATCGGTAGCAACTACAGTCAACCTGTGGAACCCTTCAATCATATTAGTAGTATCTAGCTTTATCGTTTGGCCTGCACCTATACTTACCGGTTCGGTTTCGTTAATAGAATATGTGACCTTTTCTAGGTTCTCTTCTTCAACATCTACTGGTATCTCTACCACACCTCTAACATACTGTGGAAAGTCTAACAATACCTTTGGAGGTTCTGTATCAGGCAGCAGCGTTGTAAACTTGGCCTCTATCATGATCGGCTCCTTAAGGGTCTCGCCATGGAAGAGCGTGGTGTGTAGCAAGAGGGAGTATATGCCAGTCGAGTTAACAGGGACGTAAAGGACAGTTGAGTTGGTACCTTGGTTTGCAGCAGGGTAAAAGCCGCCGCCCTCGCTGAAATTGGTTGTACCGAGCCAGTCGTTGCTTGCCCATCCCACGAAGACCTTGAACACACCAGCGGGTACAGAAGAAGCCACGATCTTTCCACTTGGATCTACAACCATTGAATTGACACTGGTCCAGTTGTTCCTCCAACTTATCTTCATGCTAATAGCGTTCACCGAAGGATCTGTTATGTTAAAGTGGTAGTACCTCCAGTCACCAGCATTGTACCTGGACAGCATGTCAAACGAGCCCATTATTGAAACATTGTCATAAAGAAGATCGTCCCTTGCCGTACCAGAAACCACCAGCGGTGCGTCCTTCTTCTGCACTTTAATTGGAACTACATAAGATACGGGTATGTTTACCGTGTGCGCCCTGCTGCTAACAGTCAGGAACCCCTGGTATATTCCCGGCATGGCGTCCTCAGGTACAGTTAGCCTTGCAGTAAAGGGATACTGGCTCCGTGGCGCAAGCTCAAGCGTTTCAGTGTCTACACTCAATCCGTCCCACGAGCTCTTCTTGTAGAAAGAAACGGTAAGGGTGTAGTTCATTGCTGTGCTATTCTGCTTGGTATTGCCGCTCCAGTAGGAGTAGAGAGTGGGAACGGGGTAAACACCTATCAGAGGCGTATGCTTTACCCTGTTCAATGGATCCCTTACGGTAACTTCCTGTACGGTGCCCCATGCACCTCCCCTGTTAACCATACTAAGCTCATCGAAGGAGACCTGCCTGTCCCTGTTCTTATCGTTCCAGTCATAGAAGTACAAGGAAGCGATCTTCAGAGAGTTTGCGTATATTGCTTCGGTAGAATTAAGGAAAGATTCGAATGGAAAGTTTGCCTTGATAACCATAAGTTCAGCATCCTCAGGTATCTTCATCTTTTCGCTGAGGTTTATGTAGTTGGGTATGTACCCCGTTCTATTGCCGTTCATTATGGGATCCTTCTGCCTTACTTCCGTAGTGCTATTGATGCTCTTCTGCGTTATCAATTCTAACATCGTTGGTTTGATCTCAACGCTAAACGCCCTGTCTGAACGATTAATTATTGCAAACGTTGCCTCGCTACTCTCTCCTGCATTCAGAAATCCTGCGTGCCACTTGGCGTCCTGAAACTCCTTTTCAGGAAACGCAAGCGTGTAGTTCCCAAAGCCCTTGATCTTGTAATTGCTAAGAGTTGTGCTTAGCATCTCCGCGATCTTGGGATATGTATTGTTTGTATACACAATGAACATACCGTTCTTGCCTTTAATGTACTCGATCGCGCTCAAGACATCAACCCTTCCAGTGCCCTGCGTAAATGGATCGCTGCCCAGATCTTCAGCAGTGGACATGAGGATCGATTTGATCAGGAAGGGATTGTATTCGATCTTTTCGCTTCTTAAGGCTTCTATCACCAGCGCCGACGCACCTGCAGTTAGAGGGGCTGCCATACTAGTGCCTCCAAATAGTCCAAAAGCTCCTGTTGAGTTCGGTATATGCCTGGTGTTCGGAGGGAGTGGCACAAATCCATACGCGCCTACGCTCATGACCTCTGGTTTTACGTCGCCGAGCATGCTTGGCCCTCTACTCGAGAATCCTGCTACATCGTCATAGTAGATAGTGTTGTTTCCAAACCTTGGCTCATTTCTGGTAAGGTCAGAACCAACAAACACATTGTTTGTAGTTGCACCAACTGTCAATGCGAACGATGAGCTGGCTGGTGACCCAAGTGTACCGTAACCAAAGCCTGTATTGCCTGCTGAATTAACCATCAGCACCCCAGGGAACTTTTCGTCTATGGCAGAGGGTATGGTCAACAGGTTTGAAAGGATGCTTAACACGTCATGACCAGGACCGTAGTCGAGAACGGGGAATTTGGAGACGCCCCAGCTGTTGTTTATTACATCTGCCATATGCCTTCCAGTATATATCCAGTTTCCTTCCTCGTCCTGCTCAAAACCAGATGCCCAAAGCCATCCGTATACAACATCGCCATACCACAATGCTTTGATAGGAATTATCTCTGCATCTGGTGCCACGCCCTTGAGTCTGTACTTGGTCGAGTTCTTGTATACGTCGTACTGTTCCTGTCCCCTTGAGGCAATGCTGGCTGCACTGCCGGTGCCGTGGCTTAGAAAGTCATACATCACACCAAAGTAGTTGCCTTCAGGATCTATAGGTTTAAGGAGTGTTCCGTTTACTGCACCTATGTAATTGTCAATTTCCGCCTTGTTCTCCTTCTTCAAAGCACCCCATATGTCCAGCACATGTGCTCCCACCAGCCCTGCAGTTAGATCGACATTTCCATCTTTATCGGCATCATATGTTAGAAACTCATTACCGCTCCCGAGTTTAATACGCTTTTCATCAGTAAATGAATAATCGAATTCAACATCAGTCTTCTTGAGCTCAAACCTAGCATAGTCGGCCCATGAGGATGACATGTCAGCTATTACTGTATCATACACACCCTCCTTCTCGCTGTCAACCAACAG
Coding sequences:
- a CDS encoding Rieske 2Fe-2S domain-containing protein, producing MSQQPSEKGGKLSRRDFLKLLAAAGTVMSFTPFIDWGRFMPNPAGAQADRQKVLLPDGSQANVKTFPVNHSEAIIYPATGDRVLDEEAFRRWQLIRLPSEFGGDRNDVSAFRAYSMVCLHLWCLWKYWPDEKKKRGECPCHGSLYDARTGKAIGGPASLQSPPSNVLPKLDLEADADGFLWVLPPVWNVNANGIVGYGRFLKD
- a CDS encoding S8 family serine peptidase; the encoded protein is MYIPLMQCKIISIILVSVLAGTFLQYTPEVYALYEYDTLGNVIPTDITLRINSDLLDLSASNISYNPDAVRIMIKGKSMENLDNVHVSHKIRTSDGYIAFATTSSANLPLLQARGFEVVRDVPLEFDQVRDASRLGEILGSEIANKDYGFTGKGVKVAVVDTGTDFSNKDLMHAVARDVNRRPVMLDADGQGIVLTKTKFKANITPQGNLLNSTLPADADPYTGNVYITAKGVFLNLQRGGNGTKFDVYNSIYPLISPLILNATSNKDWKIGESSKDYIRSMSGEYKMGFVLQIQFHLGRAGLIIIPVLLVDSEKEGVYDTVIADMSSSWADYARFELKKTDVEFDYSFTDEKRIKLGSGNEFLTYDADKDGNVDLTAGLVGAHVLDIWGALKKENKAEIDNYIGAVNGTLLKPIDPEGNYFGVMYDFLSHGTGSAASIASRGQEQYDVYKNSTKYRLKGVAPDAEIIPIKALWYGDVVYGWLWASGFEQDEEGNWIYTGRHMADVINNSWGVSKFPVLDYGPGHDVLSILSNLLTIPSAIDEKFPGVLMVNSAGNTGFGYGTLGSPASSSFALTVGATTNNVFVGSDLTRNEPRFGNNTIYYDDVAGFSSRGPSMLGDVKPEVMSVGAYGFVPLPPNTRHIPNSTGAFGLFGGTSMAAPLTAGASALVIEALRSEKIEYNPFLIKSILMSTAEDLGSDPFTQGTGRVDVLSAIEYIKGKNGMFIVYTNNTYPKIAEMLSTTLSNYKIKGFGNYTLAFPEKEFQDAKWHAGFLNAGESSEATFAIINRSDRAFSVEIKPTMLELITQKSINSTTEVRQKDPIMNGNRTGYIPNYINLSEKMKIPEDAELMVIKANFPFESFLNSTEAIYANSLKIASLYFYDWNDKNRDRQVSFDELSMVNRGGAWGTVQEVTVRDPLNRVKHTPLIGVYPVPTLYSYWSGNTKQNSTAMNYTLTVSFYKKSSWDGLSVDTETLELAPRSQYPFTARLTVPEDAMPGIYQGFLTVSSRAHTVNIPVSYVVPIKVQKKDAPLVVSGTARDDLLYDNVSIMGSFDMLSRYNAGDWRYYHFNITDPSVNAISMKISWRNNWTSVNSMVVDPSGKIVASSVPAGVFKVFVGWASNDWLGTTNFSEGGGFYPAANQGTNSTVLYVPVNSTGIYSLLLHTTLFHGETLKEPIMIEAKFTTLLPDTEPPKVLLDFPQYVRGVVEIPVDVEEENLEKVTYSINETEPVSIGAGQTIKLDTTNMIEGFHRLTVVATDTVGHRVYKDITFAVDNTAPDVRIRSPADGTVVSNLLDVSMEVFDSTLKGFSIALPNGTRVENNTAFTIDTSSLADGDYSILVHAEDGAGNVVERNISFRVDKTAPVVAISNPREGASVSGGVNVRYDVKDENLKSVILSVGGKSVEIGDSGSYSLDTTTLFDGDYTLQVIAEDRAGNVGTASVNIATANFAPSLINVQITGILIGLAVGAGVTAAVLLSKYRRKRMIHYDQQERSEDL
- a CDS encoding cytochrome b N-terminal domain-containing protein; protein product: MGASLKTEHGIVRFFKWLWAGLERTLFLGMKFTFPSRYVSPLGFLGMLTFITFIILGITGALLMFYYEPILDRAWDSVERINDVIPYGFHIRNIHYHASNAMVFLALAHMYYQYFSGRYKIRNEVLWVTGVILGTVTILEAFTGYDILYNERAELAISIAASLTNSIPVLGPDIRAMMFGAGFADFVLRFYALHVFILPIIMLGLMAVHFPRFLVFDVPMVMAISGAIFITGGVFPVELGIKFEPESPPGVTVPEWYLTGLYAFLRTQYDKFVTGVLWPGLFIGALLLIPFMDRYKKFSWKDRPLITAIGITSLAQIIVTTYWGFWIDPDIQKSLTERLVIDPIVFYTVMLLLVPLSFGFTYMMIKLARHAEYKHKMEAAKRKGAGETRQGISLPENWSWMIIIALLIFQVYLNISAYYAGVAGFRNVELFLVGLVLITFAGIFHVYRYANQQAKVSRVESPKPVAPAPAEKEKEKPAEKPQPIIIEVPQKATAQTRASAAQTTASGNVPSNVPSGVPAASNAGVQVTKVDPHLQE